CACCTGGCCCCGGGGACACCACTGTATCACTATAAAACCCAGAGGAAACAAGGAACAAGTGCAAGTCCGGGGAGAGGGGCCACTGTCACGCAGAGAGGTCACTGTTATCAAAACGCTCCTGGTCGTACACTTCAGCCACCACCTTGCGGCCAGCAAACCAGCGGCCATTGAGGGCCTGGATGGCCTTATGAGTCTCGGAGGCTATGGAAAACTCCACAAAGATCTTGACAATGATTTCCGCATCCTCCTCCTCGCCTTGTTTCTCTTGGTAGATGATGACGCGGTTCACGGCCCCGAACTTGCCACACTCCTCTGTCACCTCCCCTTCCAGGTCATCATCGATGTCCTTGGGGTCCACCATGTTGCGCAGAACCATCACTGTAGACTGTGGGGCAGGGCCGAGGGGAAGACAGCTGAGCACTGCGGCCCCGCCCCCTACCttgcccctccctgcctcccccgcCCACCCCGCCCCTCTGCCTACCTCCTGCTTGCGGAGCAGCTTCTGCATCACCATGTGGCGGGCGCTGCTGCCCGAGATGCTCATGTGCTCCTGCTCGCTCAGCATCTCTGGCCGCTCTGACTCGGGAAAcagctcctcttcttccttctccttcttgggCTCCAGGAGACCCAGCGTCGGAGGGCTGGCGAGGATGGGGTTCACCACTCCCACCGAGGGGATGGTGACCGGGATAGGAGGACGTGCTGGGGTCACACCTGCAGGAAAATCAACCAGGTCCATCAGTCACTCCCTACCACCCCCCTTCCCAGAAAGGCACAGAGCTGGCTTGCCCTGGGCTCAGACGGTTGTGCCCAGACCAACAGGGCCAGGCAGCTGAGGGCAGCGAGCCTAGAGACGCCaggacaggagaggagaggatCTGGTACCACTTAGACTCACCTGTGATGACTCCAGGTGCCTGGGCAGCCATGACAGCCTGGGGCAAAGTGCCCAGGGGCTGGGCCAGGGTCAGTGCTGGGGACACCAGTCCAGGTGTGCCCAGGGTACCCAGCACCGCTGCTCCGGCCACTGCTTCCTGCAACCCAAAAGGTTACCGTGCTCAGTCCCTGGTCTGGCTACTCAAGACCACCTTGGATCAGTCTCCAAGGAATCAGGGGCCGGCCTGCCCACCCTCAAGCTGACACAGCTGTGTGGGCCCTCACCTGAGCTGTGATCTTGGCAGTGGCTGCAGCAGCTGCCACAGCAGCGGCAGGTGGGAGGCCTCCAGGCGTGGCTGGTGTGAGTAGGGGCATGGGCGGTGTGACGGCCTTGCCCACCCGCAAGTACTGCCCACCCAGGTCAAAGAGGTTCATGGAGGACACAGCATCTTGGGACGACTGGGCCTTCTCGTACTCTGTGGGCAGGAGCAGCAGTGAGCAGGGCCGGCCCCAGCCTCAGGTGGCCCCCGTCCCGTTCAGCCGCCCCAGCTCACCAATGAAGCCGTAGCCCTTGTGCTTGCCAGTTGTGGGGTCCCGGGCCAGTGTGCAAGACTTGATCTTGCCAAAGGCCTCAAACACACTCTTGATGTCATCGTCTGAGAGGTCCTGGTGCACAGAGGCCACGTAGATGCGGTTGAAGGCCCGTGCCTCCTCAGCCAGCTGGTCTATGATGGGCTGGGCCTGCCCTATGTTGCTGGGTCTGCCCACCTGGGGAAGAGGCGGCAATATGGAAAGACCGGTCAACCCAGGCCCGGCCACAAAAGGCTTCTGTGGAGGGGCAGCCCTGCACGCCTGCGGGAACAAGGCCTTGGCTCCCTGCCTCACCTTGATGTTCCTGCCCCCCAGCATCACCGAGTTCATCTGCTCCAAGGCCAGCTGTGCAGCTTCGGGGACCTCATACTCCACGAAGGCAAAGCCCTAGACACAGGGACACACCTGTCAGGCTGCGCGAGCCCAGGGGTGGGGGCAAGCCCAAAGTGGCCAGGGTGGACCAAGCCTGCTGACCTTGTGCTTCATGGTGACGGAGTCCCAGGACATGTCGATGCTCTTGATGGGGCCAAAGGGGGCAAAGGCCTGGCGGATGGTGTCCTCCCCCAGCTCGTAGTAGATGGAGCCCACATAGACGCGGCACATGATGGCCAGCGCCCGCTGCCGCTGAGCCGCCATCTGCAGCAGGACAGAGGGGAGAGAACCGCTGGCTCGTCAGGGGCGGCAGGAGGCTGGGCAGCCCACTCCCCTCCTGGCCCACCCACTCAGCTCTGCTGTGGGGAGGGCTCCCCACATGACAGGGAGGTGCGGGCTCCATCCCTGCAGTCAGGGTGTGGGGGTCGCAGGACCCCGCCACCCAAAGAAGGAAGGCCAGGCCCAGCAGCAGGACAGGACGCACCCCAGCCCGCCAAGGTCCCAGGCAGACTGCGGCAGCAAAGCCAACAGATGGTCAGGAGGCAGGGCTGTGCGCCCTCCCACCCAGACCACCCCTCCAGTCTGGGGGCCAGGTatcccaggctgggctgggagaTCCTCCCACTGTCCCAGCCAAGGACCACGacagaagagggaaggaggagccaACCAAGCTGGAGGGACCCACTGGTTTGGTGGCCAGAAGAGAGGAGGTCAGAAGACAGGGCAGCCACTGCCCAGAAGAGACCCCAGGGGAGGAGCTGAGGAGCCAGATGGGGGCTCCGTGAAGAGAGAACGAGGAGCAGCTGCTCATGCGAGGCCAACTCAGGTGGGGGCTCATGCTGTGCCTTCCCAGTGCCCTGCAACTCCTCACAAAGGAGCTGCCTGGAGCCCGTGCCCGCAGCCGAGAGAGCGGGCCCAGGTGAGACCACTGGCCTGGCCCCCGGGGGCACCATGAGGTAGCAGAGACCCTACGAGAAGCCCCCAGGCTCCTTAGAGCTGGTGACAGGTCTGGCCGGTCCAGGGCCTTGGCTGTGAGCTTGGCTATTGCGCTGAGGGACCTCCCCACACCCTCAGGGATGGGTTCTCGCCCCTGCCACCTCACAGGAGACGTGCCAGGCACGGGACTTCCAGAGCCACACGCAGACTGTGGGCCAGGGCAGGCAAAGCAGACAGCTGGAGCCAGGCCCTGCCCCTCTCCACAAAACGCCTTGTGGCCAGAGACCAGTTTCCCTCTTTAGACATCAGCTGGCCTAATGCAGGCCTAACCTCCCCATCCTGTGGAGAGGGGCCTGGAAGCATCTCTCCACATTAAGGGACTTCCCAACGTGAGATATCTTCCTTCAAACTAGGCATTCCCTGAAAACAAGACTGTGTTCTCCTCAAACTGGGCCCCCTGACAGACCTCAGGCTCCCCACTCAGAGCAAGGCCCCCCCAAAGGTGGAATCACATCCCCCTCATTCAGCAAGCTCCCCAGACACGAGACCAGGCCTGTCCCTCAGGTCATGGTTCCCCCAAGACAGGGCCGTGTCTCCTTTTCAGTGTGGGGCCCCACCCCCAGGCGGGCCAAGAGCTCTCTCCCTGACCAGACCCCCAGCCCGGGCTCCCATTCAGATGCTTCCCAGAGAGAATGAGGCGTGTGGTGCCCCATGGGAGCCACACACAGGGATGACCCCTCTGAACAGAGGCTCCCAGAGAAGGGGCCACATCTTCCCCTCAGGATCCCCGAGATGGGACCTGGCCTCCTCCTGAGCCTGCCtctggggggagggaggggcacCTCCTTCCCAGACTCCTCTGCCAACCACAGCCAAGGCCATAGCCGTGGCCCCTGCCTCCTCCGCCCTGGCTGCGTGGCCTCTGCCCCTTGCTGACAGCCAGGCACAAGGCCCTGCTCGCCCTTCCCTTGCTCGCTtgggtccccccacccccaccccatccaaCCATCCTCCCTCCAGGGTCTGATGGGGCCATGAGTTAGGACCCCTCTCTCCTCAGGGGCCTGACCCCAACCCAAGAGCCAGGCAGCCTGGAGACTGACGGGGCTGGAGGCCGTGGGCGCACCCCGTGCGTGCAGGCGGCGTGGGCGCAGACGGGCCTGGTGCTGGCAGCTACCCGCCCTGGCCGGCTGCCCTCCGCAGTTACCTGGCCGATTAGTTTTAAGGTGGGCCCTCAGAGCAGATGGAGGCCTCCCCAGGGGCGGTCCCGGGTGGGTGCCCACACCACtggccccaccacgcctggcgctCTGCTGCGCTCGTCCAGAGCTGGCGGGCAGGGCCGGCCAGGGGAGCAAGGTCCCCAGCACGTGGGCTGCACTGCCCCCCTCTAGCCCTGACTAAGGACATGAGCCCCGGAAGAAGTGAGCATTTCTATTGACCGATTGCAAAGGTGAGAGAGGATCTCCAAAGCCCATTGTCACTGCTGCCATCTGAAAGACAGTAAAGACAGAGTTCAGTCTGTTGGAGCCGAGCAGTCTCCCGCTCTCGTCAACACCTCACGCAGACAGCGGCAAGGCCCGGAGTCCCCGCCCTGCCAGGGAGGCCGCCTGCCTTCCCACACTGCCGGCCGCCGGCACCTGCCCAGGGGGGCCGCAGCGCCCCATGTGCCCCGCCCTGCAGCCTTGCAGCTGGGCCGGCCGGCCGGggcagaaaggaagggagggagggagggaggaagggagggagggaggagggcagtgGAGCACAGTGAACGGCCAGGACATCTCCTGGCAGTGTGAATGTCTGAGGgctgggcggggggtggggggcgtgaGGCTCGAGGCCCAGGAACCTGTTGGCCTCACACCGGCCTCTTCCCACAAAGGTATCGCAGCCTCCGGCCACAGGCCTGGAGCAGGGCCCCAGGGGAGGTGCCTCCAGACTGTCCCCTCAGTCCTGGGGCTGAGCCCAGGTGGTCTGGACTCACTGCAGGGGTGAGGGCCTGAGCAGTCTTATCCAGGCCACGGGGGCAGGGAGGCCCACACCCTGCACGCTGCCACCATCGGCTGTGCACAGCTGGGGCAGGGAGCAGGGGAGAGACCAGAGGCCACAGTGTGAAGACCAGGAAGGGGAAAAGGGTAGAGCTATAGCCAAGCAGCCAGGAAAGGGGCTGCGGTGCTTTAGGGGCTCCAGCGAGCAACAGGTGGGAAAGGCTGGGCCACTCGTGCCTCAGAGAGGACCCCGGGGGTCCCGAGCATGAGTCTTTGAGAACCGGAGCACTGTAACAGCTTGCGGGGACGGCCGCAGGCACCGGAGGAGGAAGAGCGTGAAGAGGAGGAGATGGTGGCGGTGGTGGGGAGGGTGGTGGAGGCTCTGGCCGGGGCTCACCTGCAGGTTGgtgagctgctgctgctggtgcgcGATGGTCTGCTTCACCAGCACGCTCTTGATGCTCTGCTCCATGGCGTACTTCTTGGCCTGAGAGAGGCGGCAGTGAGGAGCACTGGGGGCCCAGCCCATGGGAGACAGGCCTGCCCCgcaccctgcccctgcccctgcccccagttGACTGTCCCACACTTGCAGTGCCCTGGGAGGTCCGTGCTCACCTTCTGAAGGGCCTCCTGCTGCTCGGGCGTCAGAGGAGGCAGCCCCAGCTTGGCGGCTGTGCTCTGCCCGTTCTCCATCTTGATGGAGTCTGTGCCCTGGTAGGGGAGCAGGGGAATCCGTCAGCAGCAAGTTCAAGTTCTCCTTCACGCGGCCCCAGGAGTGCCACCCCACCTGTCTCCCAAACACTGCACATGGGCTCTGGCCCAGCCCCTTCCCAGAGAGACAGGACCCTAGCACAGACTGTCCCCTGCCTGGCCTGAGGCCAGCCCTTCTGACATTGCTGTCCCCAGCCCAGGCCACTGTCTCCCCCGGGACCCATGGGGTAGAACACAGAATGAGGCAGGCAGGTGCCCTGGAGGCCCTGGGCCAACCCGAGCAATTGTGGGGCCCAGGCCACAGTGGCCTCCTCGGGAACCACCAAGATAAACAGCTGGAGGCAGGAAAGGGGTCCAGCCCCTTGTTGTCAGTCTGACCCCAGAGCTGCTATCACATGCCCTGCAGGAGAGCCAGCCTCAGCTGTCCTCCAAGGCAGGAGAAAAGGGCCACGGCTCCCTGGACGTTCTGGGACTCCTTGCTCCCAGGCTCCTCCTCACAGTCCCTGCCACAGACACAGGCTCAGCTACCCTGGAGTTTCAAGGGGCCCAACCAAGGAGCAAATACAAGGGCCTCTCTCCCAACAGTGCTTCCCCCCCGGTCCCTGCAGGCACTGTGCACACCTCCCAGAGAACACAGGCCTCTCTCGGGCCACACGAGCCCTGCAGAGGGCTCCAGCTCACTTCCACACACTCTTGCATGggctgtgcctggcccactggGAGAAGCCAGGAGCAGACCCACTGGCACCCTAGCCAGGTGGGCCGGGGACCAAGAGCCCTTGGGCAGTCACAGCCACTGCAGACCCAAGCTGATGCCAACCAGGATTATGTTTACGTCCCTTCTGTCAAAATCCATCCCTAAGCTTTTTGCAGAGGGAAGAACGCAGCTGTGTGAGCAGGGAGGCATGGCCAGCAGGCCCATCAGAGTGTGGGGTGGGCAGACAGCATGCCTGCACCTGTCCTCCAGCTCAGCAAGCACAAAGATCACTGGCCCACCAACCGGGCCCTCCCAGACTTCCAGACACAGCCTTGAGGGAcagcagagaagagagaagggtCCCCAGCACAGAAGTGATGAGCAAGGACAGAGGGAcacaggaggcaggaagggacagGCTGGCCCAAGCCCCCAAAACCCCCTCCTGCCTGCCAAGTGCTGGGATGGTGGCCCAGACTCAAAGGGCAGGAAGCCCTGGAGACCCCTCCCCAGGCAACTAGAGTCCCAACCAGTCCCTGAAGGTCAAAGGCTGGCTGTGGGTGGCACCAGGTGCCCCAGTCCGGCTCACACTAGGCCTGTCCTCACCACCCTCACAGCTGGCCCCAAGCCCATTCCTCCTTAGTGGGAAAGAGGGCCCAAGAGCCAGCGGCTGGGACTTGAGAGCAGGCTGTCACCATGGTAATCAATGCCAACCCCCTCAGCCCCCAGACACTTTTCAATCTCCTCTTTGTCTTGGTAAACAAAAGGCCCTTCTCCCACCAACCAATGGCCGACTGGGGACTGGGCGCCAGCCAAGGGCCAGGAAGCACCAGCCCCCACATCTCCCAGGATCCAGGCTGCATACCATGTCCCAGTCCCACCCCCTGAGTGTGCCTGGGGGACCAAGAGGGCCCAGCCCCAAGAGGCCGCCAGGCCACCTTGCTGAGGCCCCGCTGGAATGCTCTGGAGGCGGGCGCTACCATGGAGAAGCACAAAGAACCCACTACCCAGCCACAGGCCCAGCTCCACCTCCGAGAGGATCTGCTCCCAAGGCTGGGCCATCGAACAGACCAAGACTCACCCGCACCCACTCTGGAGCCTGGGGCCGAGAAAAGATGGGGAGGGCTGAGTCCCAACCAGACCTGTGCTTTGATTTGCGCATTGcttcattgttttgtttaaattaaaaCACAGAGGTCTGAAATGAAATCTGTACTTCTGGCTCCTACAGCGCTGCACGTTCTGGAAACCTTGGCCCACCCTTCCTGCAAGACGCTGATGCCTAAGAACCCCTGAGCTCCAGGCCCCGGCGTCCCCGCCCAGCCAGATTTTCAACAGCCCCCGCCTGGTGCTTGGAGCAGGGCAGATGCAGAGGGCAAAGGCCAGCTCAGTGGCTGGGTGGGGAAGGTGCAGGGCTGGCGCAGGGAGAGGGCCGTGGTCCTGAAGGCAGTTGCCTGCCCAGAGGCAGAAAGGGTTCCTGAGGTTCCTcccgccccacccccagccagcccTCTCTGGGCCCAGGGACGCAcaggcgggcgggcgggcaggcgGGCGGGCCTGAGGGAGAGGATGCTTAAGGTCAGTACCTGTGGAGGTTTCCATTTGTCTCCCGCTGCCAccactgccgccgccgccgccggctcGGACCCCCCTCCTTGTTGGCCATTGACCTGCTGCAGGCAGGAAGGAGATGTTGTAATGGACAGGCACACCACCCCACCGCCCAGGCCTGCTCTCCTCCCGAGCTAAGGGCTGAGCTCCTCACAGATAAGCAAGGGAGGCCGGGCAGGGAGGCATTCCTGACACGACCGACCCCTGCAGCCCAAACTGCCCTCTCTTCACACCCATCAGCACGCCCAGGCACCTGGTCAGAAGCAGAGCAGAGCCTGGGCTGGGCCAGGGCTGCCAGCGAGTCCCAGTGGGGACGGGGAGGAGGGTAGAGAGAGCTGTGCTCCTGCCCCAGGCCAAAGAAAGCCATCCTCTCCTGCCGGCAGGCTGGACGGCCAAAGGAACCGGCTGGGTGTCCCCCATGCCCTCCTGAGGCAGCAGCGGTGCCTTCCTGGCAACCTGTACACATCTTGGCCAGCCCACaactcagccccagccccagtgcCTTCCACAAGCTCTGGCCAAGCCCAGGTCCCAGTTCTCTCCTGAAGGCACTTTTAAGCAGCATGGTGGGCAGGGGTCTGGATGCGCAGGCCTTCCTTCCCTGGCAACAGAACCATCCAGAGCTGTCTCGCAGGAGGATGGCCAAGAGCTTGGCCCTCTGCACTCGGTAAGACCCACACCTGAGGGGGCACAGGAAGGAGGAGCAGCTCCACAGTGGTCTTGAGGGATGGCGGGGCAAGGACAGCCCACGGGCAGGAGATGGGGAACGTTGTGGGGGTCGGGAGATGGTGGAAGGGCCTTGAGACCTACTCTACCTTCTCAGAGGCTGCACAACGAGAACCAAGGCAGCATGCAGTCACCCCGCTCCCAGCTCAAGGATGAGACCCACAATATCTAAGGACAGAAGAGATCAGTGTGCCCACCCTTGGAGCCATGTGCGCAAAGCCAGAGGCTGGGCTGACCCACCAGAGTGTCCCAGGTCCTCCAGCCTCCAGGGAAGGAGCACCACCACCAGCCCAGCTGCACTGGCGAAGGCCAACCCAGCCTGTGCCTGGAGCTGCTCCCGATGCTGCCGACATGGGTGTGCTCTAGCTGCCCAACTCAGCCCCACGCTGCCTAGACACTGCACCCCGGAGAGAGTGAAAGGAAACAAGGGCCCCTCCCACCGCATGCACAGCCAGAGCAGAGGctgcctctttttttgttttttttttttctgagacagggtctgcctctgttgcccagactggagtgcggtggtgcaaccacggctcactgcaacctctgcctcctgggaccacaggcacgcgccaccacacctggctaatttttgtatttttggtagagatgggggtctccatgttgcccaggctggtctcaaacaatccacctatctcaacctccaaagtgctggtactacaggcgtggaccaccgtgcccagccaaggctgCCTCTCACTGCCCACAGCAAGAGATCACTTCACAACCAGTCTCCAGATACCCATGAACAGGGTGAAATGAGGGGCACTTTTGTAACTTCCTGCTCCCCCAGATCACTGCACTAACCCACAAGTGAACCACAAcagtgttgacagtgggatgtggCTCAGAAAAACTTTTTCCTGGGAAAAGCTGGGCCACTGGTGCATTCTACACAGGACACCCCACGCCATTCCTGGCAGATGGGAGTTCCCAGCTGCATGGAGCTTAGAGTTCTGTGCTAACCAGACGCTGGGAGAGCTTGGAGGAAATTGGTGTTTACAGTCACAACTAGTCACGTACTGCCATCTTTAGGCAATGAAAATGGCATCTTTATGGTCAGGATGCCCCTCAGCACCAGGCAGCAGTGCTTGGAAGGATGGGAAGCCCCTCTGAGGGGCGGCACAGCAGAGAGGCTCTGGGGTGCCAACTCTGGGATTGCCTTTCCTCAGCCCAGAGCGAAGAGGAGTATTTCCAACAGAAAACAAGAAGAGCAATgtaggggctgggcgtggtggctcacacctgtaactccagcactttgggagaccgatgtagcacttgagaccagcctggacaacacagcaagacgctgtctctatggaaaaaaaagtttttttaaagtaatgtggccagacgcagtggctcacgcctgtaatcccagcactttgggaggccaaggcaggtggattgcttgaggtcaggagttggagaccagcctggccaacacggtgaaactccatctctactaaaaatacaaaaattagctgggcgtggtggtgggcgcctgtaatcccagctacttgggaagctgaggtgctaCCatgaattgcctgaacccaggaggcagaggttgcagtgagctgggatcaccccactgcactccagcctgggcgataaagcaaaactccgtctcacacacacaaaaaaaaaaaaaagaaaaaaaagtaatgtggAGCGAATGACTGAAGCTCCCAAGGTCTCAAGCCTTCAGGCTCCTCAGCTGCGAATGGGGATGGCCTGTCTCCTAGGGCTACTGCGAAGATTCAGTGAAATCCCAACACCCCCCCAATCCCATAACCTGCAGTCCCTGCACATGGAAAGCAGCAAAGCAAGCCACAGGTTCCAGCACTCATCAGTATTGTTAACAACATCCAGTGTCAGATACCCAGGGCAGAGCTGGCTGCAGGACACTGCCTTCTATCTGTCAGTTCCCTTCACACAATGAACACTGCTTACTGTGTGCCCAGGCTCCACACTGAGCGCTGCAGAGGCAGCAGAAATGAGACGAGAAAGACGTCTCTCTCAGTAGCCTGGTGTCAGCTGCCAGCAAAGAATGCCAAAATCAAAGATGACTTCTGTAGTTTACCAGCACTACGAAGAAAGCACAGGATAAGAAAGGAGTAGCTATGAGGTGTGCCAGGCCATGGCAGCCAGGGGCCTCTCTATGAGGTGACATTGCAGGCTGGGGCCTACAGAAGAAAGCAACTGGGACCCCAAGGGTGATGACCCCAAATGAGAGCTGGTCCAGCTGTCAGTGAAGAGAAGAACGGAGCCACGCGCCAAAGTGAAAAGATGCATCCAGAAGACCTACCCTTGCTGCAAAGAGGCAGCCGGCCTCATTCTGCAGCCACCAGGCAGAAGGCATGCCCACGGGAGGGGAGGCCCTTCTGCATCTTCTGGCTTCCTTCCCCACCAGGCCACTGTCAGCCAAGTTCAGCTGCTCCATTCAACCTCCCATGAGAGCTGAAGCAGCATGAGACAGGGGACAGGCTCTCATCACTGTGCCCAACCAGGACGGTGGGGAGCAGATAACCCTTCTAGAAGCCTTTCCATCCCAATGATTAAAAGAGGAATGGGTTAGACTACAGGTTACAGCTCACTCCTGGAGTCTGATGCAAGCCTCAACCCTGACAATAAAAAAACATGTATTAAACCCAACAGAATTTGGATGGCAACAAACACCCCAACGGAGAACCCGTTGATGGGGTCAGTTATGGCCCACATCCAACTCAACAATGACACCACCTATCTGGCACCACGCCACAGCAGACCTGAGCCCCCATTTAACCCTCATGAGCACAGGGCGCTGTTCTGCGGGTGCTTGGGGAGTGATGCATCCActctcctcctccaccttcccGTGTCCAGTCCTTGTCTCTgagcctcctcctccttcaccaTCAACTCTCTGACTGCTGCCAGACTAGGTCGTCAACCCTTACCTCCTTTCTCTCTGGAGTGCCCCTCAAACGTCACTTACTCCTGTGGCTTCAAGAGAAAGGACATGGTAGAAAGAGTGGAGTTAGCCAGCCCTGTGAATCACACACTGGGCTGCCCTCACAAGCTAGGTATCTTGTGCAAATGCCTCTCTCCCCCTAGTAACTGGTTTCTGCCTCAGTGGGACATGGGACTCGCCCACCCGCTGGGGGCCTGGCAGTGGCAGTCTAAAGACACTCCCTGGTCCTGTCAGTCCAGCCTTCAGCCATTTGCCCAAGTCGTCTTCTCAAACAGACCTTATCCCATCCTGCTGGgtgtgggctggggggagggtGACAAGAAATACAGAGATAAACTGTGGCTGAGAAAGATCCAAAAGGGGATTAGGTCCTATAAGCTAAATGGTGAGGAGGAAAGACCAGACTTCATCGCGCATGTCTTGTGTGCATGGGTGTTCTCCCTCTACGTTAATAACGCCTGCCCTGCCCGGGGAGGTGGGCACTGAGCAGAGCAGGGGGCGACTCACTCCCCTGGATGCCCACGCAGCTCCCTACGGCGCCCAGCAAATGGCACTCTGGGTGGGAACTGGTTTCTGGTCGGGACTAGACCTCCAACTGCCTGTCTGGTTCCCCACTGTGTCCCCAAATCCTCCCTACTAGAGCTTGGGACAATGCGATTTCTCAAAACACGTAGGATGAGAGCGCACGTCCTTCCTTCCCAAGCGGAGACAAGAGAATGGAGATAACCAGATCCCTCCCTGTACAGCACCGGAGAACGAATTCATAGCTGCAGGCGTAGTGAGCCAAGGACACCCCGCGCTCTGAGCTGCAGACCCCTTTCTACAGGTCCCGTCCCCTTCTGATCCCATCAACCCGAAGGCCCACGCATCACCCCCAGGACCCCGCTTCCGTCCTGACCACGGCGCACACCCCCGTCGGCAAAGGGAGGACGACGACCCCCGCTTGCCGGACCTAGCGGACAGGAACGCGACCCCGCCAGGATCGCCCTCAAGGGCCACACGCCGCGCCCaggcccccgccccgccccgccggaAGCTGGGGTCCGCAGGCCGGAAGCCGAGGCCGCGAGCCGGCCGCCGGCGcgcgcccgccccgcccccgcctcaCGCGACCCAGGGACACAAGGGAGTCCGCGCGGGACCTGGGAAGACCGCCGCGTTCTTGAGAGGCCCTCCGCGCCCAGGCTGGGCCGACGACCCGGCCCCGCAAGCCGAGGGCCGCCCGCGGTCATGGGGGGCTCACTTACGAGAGCTATGGTCGCCGTCGCCATCTTGCGTCCGTCGCGGCCGCCGCGCGCGCCACCCACTCTTGCTCCTTCTGCTGTCTCGCGCGATCTGGGCGCCAGCGCACGGAACTCTCGCGAGGAAGGAAGTAACGCGCTTCCGGGGCGGGGAGGAATGGTTAACGCCCCCGGGAGGGGCGACGGAAGGGGCGTGCTCTTGGCTGGGCGAGGGGCGTGGCCCGCGCACCTTGGGCGTCTGGGGGCGTGCGCCGTGGGACTCGAGTCGGGCGTATCTCTGCGTGGCCGACGCGGGCGCGCGTGGTACCCTTCGCCGCCCCTCGCCCTTGCGGCCACTGCTACgcttcttttctctgccttttttggAGAAAACGCCGTCGCGGGCGTCGTCCAGAAGCTCTCCCTCAGGAGGCAGGGGAAAGAGCGGGGCCCTCCTGGGCTGGAGGAGTCTCGGGTGATGAAAGGCCCGCGTTTCAGGCTCACGTCGTGAGATGCGTCGTCCCCGC
The Symphalangus syndactylus isolate Jambi chromosome 7, NHGRI_mSymSyn1-v2.1_pri, whole genome shotgun sequence genome window above contains:
- the PUF60 gene encoding poly(U)-binding-splicing factor PUF60 isoform X5 → MATATIALGTDSIKMENGQSTAAKLGLPPLTPEQQEALQKAKKYAMEQSIKSVLVKQTIAHQQQQLTNLQMAAVTMGFGDPLSPLQSMAAQRQRALAIMCRVYVGSIYYELGEDTIRQAFAPFGPIKSIDMSWDSVTMKHKGFAFVEYEVPEAAQLALEQMNSVMLGGRNIKVGRPSNIGQAQPIIDQLAEEARAFNRIYVASVHQDLSDDDIKSVFEAFGKIKSCTLARDPTTGKHKGYGFIEYEKAQSSQDAVSSMNLFDLGGQYLRVGKAVTPPMPLLTPATPGGLPPAAAVAAAAATAKITAQEAVAGAAVLGTLGTPGLVSPALTLAQPLGTLPQAVMAAQAPGVITGVTPARPPIPVTIPSVGVVNPILASPPTLGLLEPKKEKEEEELFPESERPEMLSEQEHMSISGSSARHMVMQKLLRKQESTVMVLRNMVDPKDIDDDLEGEVTEECGKFGAVNRVIIYQEKQGEEEDAEIIVKIFVEFSIASETHKAIQALNGRWFAGRKVVAEVYDQERFDNSDLSA
- the PUF60 gene encoding poly(U)-binding-splicing factor PUF60 isoform X1 gives rise to the protein MSANLRSSVPWKEKRLPIERGLPTPGMSRRGDDASHDVSLKRGPFITRDSSSPGGPRSFPCLLRESFWTTPATAFSPKKAEKRSVAVAARARGGEGYHARPRRPRRDTPDSSPTAHAPRRPRCAGHAPRPAKSTPLPSPLPGALTIPPRPGSALLPSSREFRALAPRSRETAEGARVGGARGGRDGRKMATATIALQVNGQQGGGSEPAAAAAVVAAGDKWKPPQGTDSIKMENGQSTAAKLGLPPLTPEQQEALQKAKKYAMEQSIKSVLVKQTIAHQQQQLTNLQMAAVTMGFGDPLSPLQSMAAQRQRALAIMCRVYVGSIYYELGEDTIRQAFAPFGPIKSIDMSWDSVTMKHKGFAFVEYEVPEAAQLALEQMNSVMLGGRNIKVGRPSNIGQAQPIIDQLAEEARAFNRIYVASVHQDLSDDDIKSVFEAFGKIKSCTLARDPTTGKHKGYGFIEYEKAQSSQDAVSSMNLFDLGGQYLRVGKAVTPPMPLLTPATPGGLPPAAAVAAAAATAKITAQEAVAGAAVLGTLGTPGLVSPALTLAQPLGTLPQAVMAAQAPGVITGVTPARPPIPVTIPSVGVVNPILASPPTLGLLEPKKEKEEEELFPESERPEMLSEQEHMSISGSSARHMVMQKLLRKQESTVMVLRNMVDPKDIDDDLEGEVTEECGKFGAVNRVIIYQEKQGEEEDAEIIVKIFVEFSIASETHKAIQALNGRWFAGRKVVAEVYDQERFDNSDLSA
- the PUF60 gene encoding poly(U)-binding-splicing factor PUF60 isoform X9, encoding MEQLNLADSGLVGKEARRCRRASPPVGMPSAWWLQNEAGCLFAARQVNGQQGGGSEPAAAAAVVAAGDKWKPPQGTDSIKMENGQSTAAKLGLPPLTPEQQEALQKAKKYAMEQSIKSVLVKQTIAHQQQQLTNLQMAAQRQRALAIMCRVYVGSIYYELGEDTIRQAFAPFGPIKSIDMSWDSVTMKHKGFAFVEYEVPEAAQLALEQMNSVMLGGRNIKVGRPSNIGQAQPIIDQLAEEARAFNRIYVASVHQDLSDDDIKSVFEAFGKIKSCTLARDPTTGKHKGYGFIEYEKAQSSQDAVSSMNLFDLGGQYLRVGKAVTPPMPLLTPATPGGLPPAAAVAAAAATAKITAQEAVAGAAVLGTLGTPGLVSPALTLAQPLGTLPQAVMAAQAPGVITGVTPARPPIPVTIPSVGVVNPILASPPTLGLLEPKKEKEEEELFPESERPEMLSEQEHMSISGSSARHMVMQKLLRKQESTVMVLRNMVDPKDIDDDLEGEVTEECGKFGAVNRVIIYQEKQGEEEDAEIIVKIFVEFSIASETHKAIQALNGRWFAGRKVVAEVYDQERFDNSDLSA
- the PUF60 gene encoding poly(U)-binding-splicing factor PUF60 isoform X7 — protein: MEQLNLADSGLVGKEARRCRRASPPVGMPSAWWLQNEAGCLFAARQVNGQQGGGSEPAAAAAVVAAGDKWKPPQGTDSIKMENGQSTAAKLGLPPLTPEQQEALQKAKKYAMEQSIKSVLVKQTIAHQQQQLTNLQMAAVTMGFGDPLSPLQSMAAQRQRALAIMCRVYVGSIYYELGEDTIRQAFAPFGPIKSIDMSWDSVTMKHKGFAFVEYEVPEAAQLALEQMNSVMLGGRNIKVGRPSNIGQAQPIIDQLAEEARAFNRIYVASVHQDLSDDDIKSVFEAFGKIKSCTLARDPTTGKHKGYGFIEYEKAQSSQDAVSSMNLFDLGGQYLRVGKAVTPPMPLLTPATPGGLPPAAAVAAAAATAKITAQEAVAGAAVLGTLGTPGLVSPALTLAQPLGTLPQAVMAAQAPGVITGVTPARPPIPVTIPSVGVVNPILASPPTLGLLEPKKEKEEEELFPESERPEMLSEQEHMSISGSSARHMVMQKLLRKQESTVMVLRNMVDPKDIDDDLEGEVTEECGKFGAVNRVIIYQEKQGEEEDAEIIVKIFVEFSIASETHKAIQALNGRWFAGRKVVAEVYDQERFDNSDLSA